The segment AAGGTCTTTTCGAAGGTATTAATTCtaatgatttattatttatatgatttaaGACATTTTTCATCTGTGAGCTGTCACTTTTGTTGTTCGATGTTTTCTTTCTGGagtttatatttaattctGTAATTCGATTACAAACAACTCCAGCATTCTTATTTCCATCCATATACAATCCACAATTTTGTACAACCAATTTTTTCCCTAATCTTATTTCTTTCCTCTCATGAGGAAACATGTCATTTTTTGAATGATCGTTGTGTTGAAGCattgataaaaaaaaaaaaaaaaaaaattaaaacaaaataaaataagacaactctttaaaaatatgggtacacaaaaaaaaaaaaaaaaacaaaaaaaataaatataaatataaatNNNNNNNNNNNNNNNNNNNNNNNNNNNNNNNNNNNNNNNNNNNNNNNNNNNNNNNNNNNNNNNNNNNNNNNNNNNNNNNNNNNNNNNNNNNNNNNNNNNNTGTTATactttataaaaaaacattCCAGATGAAATTCAGCAAGAAATTAAATGAGCGTGCTCATCCAAAATATAGAGAGCATTACATTGCTTATAAggatttaaaaaaatttattaagtTGATAACAGGtaggatatatataaaaaaaaaaaaaataaaaataaataaataaataaatatatatatatatatatatatatatatatatttttatatgtgaCGATATAGAGAATGAGGAGGTTTCATTACTACTTacacatacatatatatttagcataacattttttatgtgGTCATAAATGTATGCAcagaaaaataaaataaataaataaataaataaatatatatatatatatatatatatatatatatatatatatatatatgcatacatatatatttatatatattaacaaattTGATACTGTAGGAAAGGATACGTCGACATTTACTATTAAAGAAGTTACCAGCAACTTTGGGAATATTCGAGCTCTAAGTTGTACAGAATATAAAACACCTGAATCCAGATTtgaagatatattaaatatagaattagaaaaaataaacaattttactttacatataataaaagaatgGTATGAGGATATTCaatactattattataaattaaaagataGACTGATAGACGATATAAGAGATgtagaaaataaattacaTGCATTaggaaatatattaatatttctagaagattataaacatattaattttattgGTTTTCgtaaaataacaaaaaaatttgataagcataatgataatgtattaaattcttctttttatataagtGTAGTTATTAAAAGTTTCTTTATGAACCTTGATATAAACgtcttaatatatatattgtccgtgtgttataaatattgtCGAATACTTAAAGGTGGGATATCCTCTGGAACGGATGAAAAAGAAgagaaagaaaaacaagaagagaaagaaaaaaaacaagaagaagagaaagaaaaaaaacaagaagagaaagaaaaacaagaagaagagaaagaaaaaaacgaagagaaagaaaaaaaagaagagaaagaaaaacaaaaagaagagaaagaaaaaaagaataataaaatacattaCAATGAACATTACAATGAACATTACAATGATCAGAATAAAGAACGTCGTGAccaaataaataatgaaagGGGTATCGAAAActatgattataataaatggaaagaaaataattgGACTTATCAATATAATGACATGAAAGATGATGAcatttcatataaaataaatgacAATGTATGTcatgagaaaaaaaatgatatagGAATAAAACATGTGAAATATATTGTGAAGGCCCAagatttaatattaataaaagtaGAAATAGCTAAAcgttttatatttaaatattataatatagaaGAACATGAATGTATAGgggatataaaaaaattcttaGATATTATATCGAAAAACAAAATccataattatttaataacaatatattttgatgaTAATCATTTTAGTACatatcataaaaatgttaataCAAACCTTTCTAATATAgataatgaatatataagaattagatcgtataattatataagCGATAATCAAATTCATCACGAGCATACATCTTTACAATATTTTAACTTATATGAACCTAGTCATCATCATAAAgaaacatatttattatttaaagatATTCCATCTTccaattttataaatatacaaaaagTAAACGACCTTGAAGTATTACTCAAAGAAGAAGcatataatcatatatataatattaaagatGATGTACATAAAACATATGAAAGGGAAACTATAGGATCAACACAGACCTTTCAAAATAACAAGAAAAgtgtaaataaaaactattttttgaataataCACAATTCTTTTTAAACTTTATGCAACacatgaaaaataaaaaattgaCAAGCTGTATGAGAAGCAAGGTAaatagaatatattttagtAATGATAAAGCGTGTGGATATattgatgaaaatatatcttaCTGGGCTCACAACgataacaaaaatatgtatGCCTTTAACgaagaaaatgaagatgACCAAGAAAGtgaagaaaatgaagaaagtgaagaaaatgaagaaagtgaagaaaatgaagaaaatgaagataacgaaaaaaataaaaattaccaaataaatgaaagtcacaaaaaaaatgaagattattatgaacaatattataatcatttgAATGATAAAAGAATTAGTAAAAATCCccattttaaaaaaattcttaATAAGCCCAAAGATTTTaaactttttaaaaaaggcacaaataaaaaatatgcatattttaattatgcTGTTATAGATATCAGTATAAGAGAGGAACAAAAGAATAATGATTTCCTTACAAAATTAAATAACCTTGGActattaaaagaaatatggGGATATTCATCTTTCCTTCAAGGTAtctctttattatattcaaatCGTTTATCCACATATCCTCATTGGagaatatatacatgtacGGATCTTATGCAATTAAGTAATAGTACAGAAAACtttaaaaaaggaaaaaagaaaaaagaaaccaaaaataaaagttataataaaaatatgaacgataatgtaatatataatttttttaacgAATTAAAGCATGATCAAAGTAGTAGTGATGTTTTAATTACAAGTCCATTTATTTCTAATcaatcaaataaaaaaaaaaaaaaaaattataataataataatacaaaagatgattttaaaaaaagtattaCTTATACAGGTGCTTCTGCTAGAATAGCACATGAAAGTGAATTAATATTTAGAAATgaaattgaaaaaaaaaaaaaaaaaaaaaaaaaaaaaaaaatttaaacaTTAACTctaattttaatttaattcaTCCATTATctaatgatatatatagtaataataatagtaataataataatatattcaataaATATTCTAACAATTTTAAAGATTTATccataaaaaatacatccctcatatatgataataatcTATATGAACCTCTTCTTCATCAAACAAATAACACATATCCAAATACATCACAATCATTAATACCTACAATTATTTCTTCTATCAAGAAAGTTTTGTTATCAACAAATAATACACAACATAATTCAAAACCGAAAAATGCTGTTGTACGTGTAGAACCAAAAACATTTTTTGCTAATGAACGCACATTATTACAATGGCTCAATACTAGTGTTTTATTATCTACAATATCTATAACCCTTCTCAATTTTTCTAATTCATATGGTTTTTTTTCTGGAGTTATTATGGCGCCAgtttctatattttttattctgtattctttttatatttatctaaAAAGATCAGATGCATTAGTACATAAAGAACCAATTAATTATACTGATAAGTTAGGTCCCTTAATTTTAGTTCTCACCTTAACCTTTTCCCTATCAACAGttgttatattaaatatttatagtAGATGGAAAACAGAAATATTGTCTTAAAAGCATCTACCTTTCTCATCACGAGCATATTATAGTAATTGTGGAGAATAACATAAAAAGGtttaaaaaaggaaagttaataaaaataaaataaaataaaataaataaataaatatataaatatatatatatatatatatatatatatatatatatatatattattatgttgtTAATATTGTacctttatatattttttttttttttttttttNNNNNNNNNNNNNNNNNNNNNNNNNNNNNNNNNNNNNNNNNNNNNNNNNNNNNNNNNNNNNNNNNNNNNNNNNNNNNNNNNNNNNNNNNNNNNNNNNNNNAAGAAAATacatacacatataaatatatatatatatatatatatatatatatatatatatatatatgtgtgaaacatagaaatattatataacaacAAACTATAGAAATGCTGCTTCATTCAACGTTTAGtcttattctttttatcaCTTTCAATTGTTGGACATAACCAATAATTATCTGGAGCTATATTATCACGTCTGTGAATATGTGTGAAGGTAGCTTGGGCTTTGCATTTGTTATTATCTATACAAGATCCATCCCTAGGTACTATACCCTAATATATGAGGAATAGgagaaaagaaatatatatataaatatatatatatatatatatacatacatattcatatatataataaatatacttttacttattttatttttgtaacCATTTTAGTGTGGACAAATGAGTCCCTTCTGTTTTTCCTTTCATCCTTCTTTTTATAAGTTCCATAAGCATCAAATTCAGAAAAATTCTgaacaataatatttgaACACCCTGGTTTTCTCTCTACCATAATTTCTGTCCTTCCAGTAGATGAATCTGTTACAGCATACTTTgtagaaaaatatttattaatttcaCTATCATCTACATGTCTTGCTAAACATCTTTTGGGAGTTAATACATATCCTTTGTCAGAAAGAAAACattttgaattatttatgttttgttcattcatattattttgtaaaatatcctttaaattatcattacgataattcatatcattttttacCCTTCTATTccttatatttatatcattttttatttcagATTCTAAACCAGcaaattttatattcctTTGAGAATCTTTATAGTCATGAGCAACAGAAACTCCATCACTcttattttccttttgtCTATCAGaataattatgtaatatatcataaatattattaccatAAGAAAATGTTGAACCCTTATATATAGACCTCTTTCTAATATCCAAATTTCTCAAACAATCCAAACGTTCTGAACTCACCCCAGCATATTTAGAAAGTTCCATTTATtctaaaatattaaaaatgaattgttttttcaaattatttcgcactataaattaaaatttacaaaaataaaatatatgtaacaCAATGGATATTCAAGTTGTAAGCATACGAAcagaaaaattaaattatataatataatataaaattaaataattgtCTAgggaatataaaaaaaaaaaaaaaataaataaattaaaagtatactatcattttatttatgaatattttaaaataaaaaaaatacatgtGTAGAAGCATTcacaacatatataaaaatatatatgtatatttaatataaccttatattaacaaacataacatttttcttataacacaaattttatatattattctgaaaaaaaaaaaaaaaaaaaaaaaaaaagctaGACTGTCATCAATAACCTGACCTGTTaagaatttatatatatatatatatatatatatatatatatagctacataaatattccacttttatatattatataaaaaagttcatttaatatatagCATACGAACCTTAtgttgtttttattttatttatattaccCTTGCATGTAGGTgcaatttttttttcttttttttttccctacttaatttatatatctatgtaatattaggttcatataaatttcaaaatatttctGAACATGTGCATAAATTTATGcacacataaaaaaaaaaaaaaaaagaaatgaaaatgaaatgaaaatgaaatgaaaatgaaatgaaaaatgaaatattctcttaataatatattatatataa is part of the Plasmodium reichenowi strain SY57 chromosome 12, whole genome shotgun sequence genome and harbors:
- a CDS encoding subpellicular microtubule protein 2, putative: MELSKYAGVSSERLDCLRNLDIRKRSIYKGSTFSYGNNIYDILHNYSDRQKENKSDGVSVAHDYKDSQRNIKFAGLESEIKNDINIRNRRVKNDMNYRNDNLKDILQNNMNEQNINNSKCFLSDKGYVLTPKRCLARHVDDSEINKYFSTKYAVTDSSTGRTEIMVERKPGCSNIIVQNFSEFDAYGTYKKKDERKNRRDSFVHTKMGIVPRDGSCIDNNKCKAQATFTHIHRRDNIAPDNYWLCPTIESDKKNKTKR